A genomic segment from Panthera tigris isolate Pti1 chromosome A1, P.tigris_Pti1_mat1.1, whole genome shotgun sequence encodes:
- the SLC36A3 gene encoding proton-coupled amino acid transporter 3 isoform X2, whose amino-acid sequence MSLLGRDFHSSLDDGSKSLLERNSNVTAENVHPAEEASGLSRMQTLIHLLKCNIGTGLLGLPLAMKNAGLLVGPISLLGIGVLTVHCMVILLNCAHHLSQRWQKTFVNYGEAMMYSLETCPNAWLRTHSVWGRYTVSFLLITTQLGFCSVYFMFMADNLQQMVEEAHMTSNNCQPRKFLVLAPILDIRFYMLTILPFLMLLVFIQNLKLLSIFSSLANITTLGSMALIFEYIVQEIPDPSNLPLMASWKTFLLFFGTAIFTFEGVGMVLPLKNQMRDPQQFPFVLYLGMSLVITLYICLGTLGYMKFGSSTQASITLNLPNCWPYQSVKLLYSIGIFFTYALQFHVPADIILPFAVSQVSERWTLFVDLSVRIALVCLTCVSAILIPRLDLVISFVGSVSSSALALIIPPLLELITFYPEDMSCVTIAKDIMISILGLLGCVFGTYQALYELIQPISHSVANATGVYA is encoded by the exons ATGTCACTGCTTGGAAGGGACTTCCACAGCTCCTTGGATGATGGGTCGAAGTCACTTTTGGAGAGGAACAGCAATGTCACTGCAGAGAACGTCCATCCTGCTGAGGAAGCCAGCGGCTTATC GAGAATGCAAACTTTGATCCATTTACTGAAATGCAACATTGGCACAGGACTCCTGGGGCTTCCCCTGGCCATGAAAAATGCCGGCTTATTG gTGGGTCCCATCAGCCTGCTGGGCATTGGGGTCCTCACCGTGCACTGCATGGTCATCCTGTTGAACTGCGCCCATCACCTCAGTCAGAG ATGGCAAAAGACTTTTGTGAACTATGGAGAGGCCATGATGTACAGCCTAGAAACCTGCCCAAACGCCTGGCTGAGGACCCACTCGGTGTGGGGCAG GTACACTGTCAGCTTCTTACTAATCACCACCCAACTGGGATTCTGcagtgtttattttatgtttatggcAGACAATTTACAACAG ATGGTGGAAGAAGCCCACATGACGTCCAACAACTGCCAACCCAGGAAGTTCCTGGTGCTGGCCCCGATCCTGGACATCCGCTTCTACATGCTGACAATCCTGCCCTTCCTGATGCTGTTGGTGTTTATCCAGAACCTCAAGCTGCTGTCCATCTTCTCATCGCTGGCCAACATCACCACGCTGGGGAGCATGGCTCTGATCTTTGAGTATATCGTTCAG GAGATTCCAGATCCCAGCAACCTCCCCTTGATGGCAAGCTGGAAGACCTTCCTGCTGTTCTTTGGTACAGCCATCTTCACATTTGAAGGTGTTGGTATG GTCTTGCCTCTCAAAAATCAGATGAGGGATCCACAGCAGTTTCCTTTTGTTCTGTACTTGGGGATGTCCCTTGTCATCACCCTCTACATCTGCCTGGGGACACTGGGATACATGAAGTTTGGGTCAAGCACCCAAGCCAGCATCACCCTCAACTTGCCCAACTGCTG GCCGTACCAGTCGGTCAAGCTGCTCTACTCCATTGGCATCTTCTTCACCTACGCCCTCCAGTTCCACGTCCCGGCCGACATCATCCTCCCCTTTGCCGTCTCCCAGGTGTCAGAGAGGTGGACGCTGTTTGTAGACCTGTCTGTCCGCATAGCCTTGGTCTGTCTGACCT GTGTCTCAGCCATCCTCATCCCCCGCCTGGACCTGGTCATCTCCTTTGTGGGCTCCGTGAGCAGCAGCGCCCTGGCCCTCATCATCCCGCCCCTCCTGGAGCTCATCACCTTTTATCCTGAAGACATGAGCTGTGTCACCATTGCAAAGGACATCATGATCAGCATCCTGGGCCTTTTGGGGTGTGTATTTGGGACATACCAAGCCCTCTATGAGTTGATCCAACCCATCAGCCATTCCGTAGCCAACGCCACAGGTGTCTATGCctaa
- the SLC36A3 gene encoding proton-coupled amino acid transporter 3 isoform X1, translating to MSLLGRDFHSSLDDGSKSLLERNSNVTAENVHPAEEASGLSRMQTLIHLLKCNIGTGLLGLPLAMKNAGLLVGPISLLGIGVLTVHCMVILLNCAHHLSQRWQKTFVNYGEAMMYSLETCPNAWLRTHSVWGRYTVSFLLITTQLGFCSVYFMFMADNLQQMVEEAHMTSNNCQPRKFLVLAPILDIRFYMLTILPFLMLLVFIQNLKLLSIFSSLANITTLGSMALIFEYIVQEIPDPSNLPLMASWKTFLLFFGTAIFTFEGVGMVLPLKNQMRDPQQFPFVLYLGMSLVITLYICLGTLGYMKFGSSTQASITLNLPNCWPYQSVKLLYSIGIFFTYALQFHVPADIILPFAVSQVSERWTLFVDLSVRIALVCLTCVSAILIPRLDLVISFVGSVSSSALALIIPPLLELITFYPEDMSCVTIAKDIMISILGLLGRNGPDTSQYSYPSGYAFFGLGLLRRSFVPMNQTLI from the exons ATGTCACTGCTTGGAAGGGACTTCCACAGCTCCTTGGATGATGGGTCGAAGTCACTTTTGGAGAGGAACAGCAATGTCACTGCAGAGAACGTCCATCCTGCTGAGGAAGCCAGCGGCTTATC GAGAATGCAAACTTTGATCCATTTACTGAAATGCAACATTGGCACAGGACTCCTGGGGCTTCCCCTGGCCATGAAAAATGCCGGCTTATTG gTGGGTCCCATCAGCCTGCTGGGCATTGGGGTCCTCACCGTGCACTGCATGGTCATCCTGTTGAACTGCGCCCATCACCTCAGTCAGAG ATGGCAAAAGACTTTTGTGAACTATGGAGAGGCCATGATGTACAGCCTAGAAACCTGCCCAAACGCCTGGCTGAGGACCCACTCGGTGTGGGGCAG GTACACTGTCAGCTTCTTACTAATCACCACCCAACTGGGATTCTGcagtgtttattttatgtttatggcAGACAATTTACAACAG ATGGTGGAAGAAGCCCACATGACGTCCAACAACTGCCAACCCAGGAAGTTCCTGGTGCTGGCCCCGATCCTGGACATCCGCTTCTACATGCTGACAATCCTGCCCTTCCTGATGCTGTTGGTGTTTATCCAGAACCTCAAGCTGCTGTCCATCTTCTCATCGCTGGCCAACATCACCACGCTGGGGAGCATGGCTCTGATCTTTGAGTATATCGTTCAG GAGATTCCAGATCCCAGCAACCTCCCCTTGATGGCAAGCTGGAAGACCTTCCTGCTGTTCTTTGGTACAGCCATCTTCACATTTGAAGGTGTTGGTATG GTCTTGCCTCTCAAAAATCAGATGAGGGATCCACAGCAGTTTCCTTTTGTTCTGTACTTGGGGATGTCCCTTGTCATCACCCTCTACATCTGCCTGGGGACACTGGGATACATGAAGTTTGGGTCAAGCACCCAAGCCAGCATCACCCTCAACTTGCCCAACTGCTG GCCGTACCAGTCGGTCAAGCTGCTCTACTCCATTGGCATCTTCTTCACCTACGCCCTCCAGTTCCACGTCCCGGCCGACATCATCCTCCCCTTTGCCGTCTCCCAGGTGTCAGAGAGGTGGACGCTGTTTGTAGACCTGTCTGTCCGCATAGCCTTGGTCTGTCTGACCT GTGTCTCAGCCATCCTCATCCCCCGCCTGGACCTGGTCATCTCCTTTGTGGGCTCCGTGAGCAGCAGCGCCCTGGCCCTCATCATCCCGCCCCTCCTGGAGCTCATCACCTTTTATCCTGAAGACATGAGCTGTGTCACCATTGCAAAGGACATCATGATCAGCATCCTGGGCCTTTTGGG GAGAAATGGACCTGACACAAGTCAGTACTCATACCCCTCAGGGTATGCCTTTTTTGGTTTGGGATTGCTTCGGAGGTCTTTTGTACCTATGAACCAAACCCTCATTTGA
- the SLC36A3 gene encoding proton-coupled amino acid transporter 3 isoform X3, which translates to MQTLIHLLKCNIGTGLLGLPLAMKNAGLLVGPISLLGIGVLTVHCMVILLNCAHHLSQRWQKTFVNYGEAMMYSLETCPNAWLRTHSVWGRYTVSFLLITTQLGFCSVYFMFMADNLQQMVEEAHMTSNNCQPRKFLVLAPILDIRFYMLTILPFLMLLVFIQNLKLLSIFSSLANITTLGSMALIFEYIVQEIPDPSNLPLMASWKTFLLFFGTAIFTFEGVGMVLPLKNQMRDPQQFPFVLYLGMSLVITLYICLGTLGYMKFGSSTQASITLNLPNCWPYQSVKLLYSIGIFFTYALQFHVPADIILPFAVSQVSERWTLFVDLSVRIALVCLTCVSAILIPRLDLVISFVGSVSSSALALIIPPLLELITFYPEDMSCVTIAKDIMISILGLLGRNGPDTSQYSYPSGYAFFGLGLLRRSFVPMNQTLI; encoded by the exons ATGCAAACTTTGATCCATTTACTGAAATGCAACATTGGCACAGGACTCCTGGGGCTTCCCCTGGCCATGAAAAATGCCGGCTTATTG gTGGGTCCCATCAGCCTGCTGGGCATTGGGGTCCTCACCGTGCACTGCATGGTCATCCTGTTGAACTGCGCCCATCACCTCAGTCAGAG ATGGCAAAAGACTTTTGTGAACTATGGAGAGGCCATGATGTACAGCCTAGAAACCTGCCCAAACGCCTGGCTGAGGACCCACTCGGTGTGGGGCAG GTACACTGTCAGCTTCTTACTAATCACCACCCAACTGGGATTCTGcagtgtttattttatgtttatggcAGACAATTTACAACAG ATGGTGGAAGAAGCCCACATGACGTCCAACAACTGCCAACCCAGGAAGTTCCTGGTGCTGGCCCCGATCCTGGACATCCGCTTCTACATGCTGACAATCCTGCCCTTCCTGATGCTGTTGGTGTTTATCCAGAACCTCAAGCTGCTGTCCATCTTCTCATCGCTGGCCAACATCACCACGCTGGGGAGCATGGCTCTGATCTTTGAGTATATCGTTCAG GAGATTCCAGATCCCAGCAACCTCCCCTTGATGGCAAGCTGGAAGACCTTCCTGCTGTTCTTTGGTACAGCCATCTTCACATTTGAAGGTGTTGGTATG GTCTTGCCTCTCAAAAATCAGATGAGGGATCCACAGCAGTTTCCTTTTGTTCTGTACTTGGGGATGTCCCTTGTCATCACCCTCTACATCTGCCTGGGGACACTGGGATACATGAAGTTTGGGTCAAGCACCCAAGCCAGCATCACCCTCAACTTGCCCAACTGCTG GCCGTACCAGTCGGTCAAGCTGCTCTACTCCATTGGCATCTTCTTCACCTACGCCCTCCAGTTCCACGTCCCGGCCGACATCATCCTCCCCTTTGCCGTCTCCCAGGTGTCAGAGAGGTGGACGCTGTTTGTAGACCTGTCTGTCCGCATAGCCTTGGTCTGTCTGACCT GTGTCTCAGCCATCCTCATCCCCCGCCTGGACCTGGTCATCTCCTTTGTGGGCTCCGTGAGCAGCAGCGCCCTGGCCCTCATCATCCCGCCCCTCCTGGAGCTCATCACCTTTTATCCTGAAGACATGAGCTGTGTCACCATTGCAAAGGACATCATGATCAGCATCCTGGGCCTTTTGGG GAGAAATGGACCTGACACAAGTCAGTACTCATACCCCTCAGGGTATGCCTTTTTTGGTTTGGGATTGCTTCGGAGGTCTTTTGTACCTATGAACCAAACCCTCATTTGA
- the SLC36A3 gene encoding proton-coupled amino acid transporter 3 isoform X4 has product MSLLGRDFHSSLDDGSKSLLERNSNVTAENVHPAEEASGLSRMQTLIHLLKCNIGTGLLGLPLAMKNAGLLVGPISLLGIGVLTVHCMVILLNCAHHLSQRWQKTFVNYGEAMMYSLETCPNAWLRTHSVWGRYTVSFLLITTQLGFCSVYFMFMADNLQQMVEEAHMTSNNCQPRKFLVLAPILDIRFYMLTILPFLMLLVFIQNLKLLSIFSSLANITTLGSMALIFEYIVQEIPDPSNLPLMASWKTFLLFFGTAIFTFEGVGMVLPLKNQMRDPQQFPFVLYLGMSLVITLYICLGTLGYMKFGSSTQASITLNLPNCWPYQSVKLLYSIGIFFTYALQFHVPADIILPFAVSQVSERWTLFVDLSVRIALVCLTCVSAILIPRLDLVISFVGSVSSSALALIIPPLLELITFYPEDMSCVTIAKDIMISILGLLGCVFGTYQALYELIQPISHSVANATGEMDLTQVSTHTPQGMPFLVWDCFGGLLYL; this is encoded by the exons ATGTCACTGCTTGGAAGGGACTTCCACAGCTCCTTGGATGATGGGTCGAAGTCACTTTTGGAGAGGAACAGCAATGTCACTGCAGAGAACGTCCATCCTGCTGAGGAAGCCAGCGGCTTATC GAGAATGCAAACTTTGATCCATTTACTGAAATGCAACATTGGCACAGGACTCCTGGGGCTTCCCCTGGCCATGAAAAATGCCGGCTTATTG gTGGGTCCCATCAGCCTGCTGGGCATTGGGGTCCTCACCGTGCACTGCATGGTCATCCTGTTGAACTGCGCCCATCACCTCAGTCAGAG ATGGCAAAAGACTTTTGTGAACTATGGAGAGGCCATGATGTACAGCCTAGAAACCTGCCCAAACGCCTGGCTGAGGACCCACTCGGTGTGGGGCAG GTACACTGTCAGCTTCTTACTAATCACCACCCAACTGGGATTCTGcagtgtttattttatgtttatggcAGACAATTTACAACAG ATGGTGGAAGAAGCCCACATGACGTCCAACAACTGCCAACCCAGGAAGTTCCTGGTGCTGGCCCCGATCCTGGACATCCGCTTCTACATGCTGACAATCCTGCCCTTCCTGATGCTGTTGGTGTTTATCCAGAACCTCAAGCTGCTGTCCATCTTCTCATCGCTGGCCAACATCACCACGCTGGGGAGCATGGCTCTGATCTTTGAGTATATCGTTCAG GAGATTCCAGATCCCAGCAACCTCCCCTTGATGGCAAGCTGGAAGACCTTCCTGCTGTTCTTTGGTACAGCCATCTTCACATTTGAAGGTGTTGGTATG GTCTTGCCTCTCAAAAATCAGATGAGGGATCCACAGCAGTTTCCTTTTGTTCTGTACTTGGGGATGTCCCTTGTCATCACCCTCTACATCTGCCTGGGGACACTGGGATACATGAAGTTTGGGTCAAGCACCCAAGCCAGCATCACCCTCAACTTGCCCAACTGCTG GCCGTACCAGTCGGTCAAGCTGCTCTACTCCATTGGCATCTTCTTCACCTACGCCCTCCAGTTCCACGTCCCGGCCGACATCATCCTCCCCTTTGCCGTCTCCCAGGTGTCAGAGAGGTGGACGCTGTTTGTAGACCTGTCTGTCCGCATAGCCTTGGTCTGTCTGACCT GTGTCTCAGCCATCCTCATCCCCCGCCTGGACCTGGTCATCTCCTTTGTGGGCTCCGTGAGCAGCAGCGCCCTGGCCCTCATCATCCCGCCCCTCCTGGAGCTCATCACCTTTTATCCTGAAGACATGAGCTGTGTCACCATTGCAAAGGACATCATGATCAGCATCCTGGGCCTTTTGGGGTGTGTATTTGGGACATACCAAGCCCTCTATGAGTTGATCCAACCCATCAGCCATTCCGTAGCCAACGCCACAG GAGAAATGGACCTGACACAAGTCAGTACTCATACCCCTCAGGGTATGCCTTTTTTGGTTTGGGATTGCTTCGGAGGTCTTTTGTACCTATGA